The following proteins are co-located in the Helicobacter acinonychis genome:
- the fabX gene encoding decanoate oxidase/trans-2-decenoyl-[acyl-carrier protein] isomerase FabX, producing MVSTLKPLKIGKHTIKFPIFQGGMGVGISWDELAGNAAKEGVLGVISAVGTGYYKNMRFVERIVAKKPFEALNFYSKKALNEIFANARKICGNNPLGANILYAINDYGRVLRDACEAGANIIITGAGLPTNMPEFAKDFSDVALIPIISSAKALKILCKRWGDRYKRIPDAFIVEGPLSGGHQGFKYEDCFKEEFQLENLVPKVVEASKEWGNPPIIAAGGIWDRKDINTMLSLGASGVQMATRFLGTKECDAKVYAELLPTLKKEDILLIKSPVGYPARAINTGVIKRIAEGNAPKIACVSNCVTPCNRGQEAKKVGYCIADGLGRSYLGNREEGLYFTGANGYRVDKIISVHELIKELTEG from the coding sequence ATGGTATCAACACTCAAACCGCTAAAAATCGGCAAACACACCATAAAATTCCCTATCTTTCAAGGGGGCATGGGTGTGGGGATTAGTTGGGATGAATTGGCTGGAAATGCTGCCAAAGAAGGGGTTTTGGGAGTGATTTCAGCCGTGGGGACTGGCTATTATAAAAACATGAGATTTGTAGAAAGGATTGTAGCTAAAAAACCCTTTGAAGCGTTGAATTTTTACTCCAAAAAGGCGTTGAATGAAATTTTTGCAAACGCTAGGAAAATTTGTGGCAACAACCCTTTAGGGGCTAATATTTTATACGCTATCAATGACTATGGTCGTGTTTTAAGGGATGCTTGCGAGGCGGGAGCGAATATTATTATTACAGGGGCTGGCTTGCCCACGAACATGCCTGAATTCGCTAAAGATTTTAGTGATGTGGCATTGATCCCCATTATTTCTTCAGCGAAGGCTTTAAAAATCCTTTGCAAAAGGTGGGGCGATCGCTATAAAAGAATCCCGGATGCGTTTATTGTGGAAGGACCTTTGAGTGGGGGGCATCAGGGCTTTAAATATGAAGATTGTTTTAAAGAAGAGTTTCAATTAGAGAATTTGGTACCTAAAGTCGTGGAAGCTTCTAAAGAATGGGGGAATCCCCCCATCATTGCAGCTGGAGGGATTTGGGATAGGAAAGATATAAACACCATGTTAAGCCTTGGAGCGAGTGGGGTGCAGATGGCGACTCGTTTTTTAGGCACTAAAGAATGCGACGCTAAAGTGTATGCAGAGCTTTTGCCCACGCTCAAAAAAGAAGATATTCTACTCATTAAATCGCCCGTAGGTTATCCGGCTAGGGCTATCAATACAGGGGTGATCAAACGCATTGCAGAGGGTAATGCACCTAAAATCGCATGCGTGAGTAATTGCGTAACGCCTTGCAACAGAGGGCAAGAAGCTAAAAAAGTGGGCTATTGCATCGCTGATGGTTTGGGGCGTAGTTATTTGGGCAACAGAGAAGAGGGGCTTTATTTCACTGGGGCTAATGGTTATAGAGTGGATAAGATTATCAGCGTGCATGAACTCATCAAAGAGCTTACAGAGGGCTAA
- a CDS encoding N-acetylmuramoyl-L-alanine amidase family protein: MLVRLGVVACLLWLHCAYATTLKIINIVPFGSSSVRISFNQEIKKFKEVSLKNFKSYLELEAILTIPKKHYQFSHQSFITIAQFSPKLARVVIGYTPKMTYEVKILKDKLYVSIVEKKSLIGHKITPKPPKHTALKTAISKHTAPKPTHKPIKKETKETKETKEKTPNKHAHSKHTHPQLNERSTKKEVPKKEAESKNNNPIFTAEKPDILIAPKKYKKHKKIVLDAGHGGKDCGAMSANFVCEKDIVLEVVKFLNKELKKRGYSVLLTRNKDIYIDLVARTELANKKSADLFISVHANSIPKHSTYNAHGIETYFLSTARSERARKVAEQENKHDVNLMDYFSKSLFLNSLNTKRLIASNKLAIDVQYGMLQNIRKNYPDVVDGGVREGPFWVLAGALMPSILIEIGYNSHAIESKRIQSKPYQKILAKGIADGIDSFFSKND, from the coding sequence GTGCTTGTGAGATTAGGGGTTGTTGCATGTCTTTTGTGGTTGCATTGTGCTTACGCTACAACCCTTAAGATTATCAACATCGTGCCTTTTGGCTCTAGCAGCGTTAGAATCTCATTCAATCAAGAAATTAAGAAATTCAAAGAAGTTTCGCTCAAAAATTTTAAGAGTTATTTGGAATTAGAAGCCATTTTAACCATTCCTAAAAAGCATTACCAATTTTCTCATCAATCTTTCATCACGATCGCACAGTTTAGCCCTAAATTAGCACGAGTGGTCATTGGCTATACACCTAAAATGACTTATGAAGTCAAAATCCTTAAAGACAAGCTCTATGTTTCTATCGTGGAGAAAAAGTCTCTCATAGGGCATAAGATAACGCCCAAACCACCCAAACACACCGCACTAAAAACCGCTATTTCAAAGCATACCGCACCAAAACCTACCCATAAACCCATTAAAAAAGAGACCAAAGAGACCAAAGAGACCAAAGAGAAAACGCCCAATAAGCATGCACACTCAAAGCACACGCATCCTCAATTAAACGAAAGGAGCACTAAAAAAGAAGTTCCTAAAAAAGAAGCAGAAAGTAAGAATAATAATCCAATTTTTACAGCAGAAAAACCGGATATTTTAATTGCACCAAAAAAATATAAAAAACACAAAAAAATCGTTTTAGACGCTGGGCATGGAGGTAAGGATTGCGGGGCGATGAGTGCGAATTTTGTTTGTGAAAAAGACATTGTTTTAGAAGTGGTGAAGTTTTTAAATAAAGAGCTTAAAAAAAGAGGTTACAGCGTTTTATTAACAAGGAATAAGGACATTTATATTGATTTAGTGGCCCGCACGGAATTAGCCAATAAAAAAAGTGCGGATTTATTCATCTCAGTGCACGCTAACTCCATTCCCAAACATTCCACCTATAACGCCCATGGCATAGAGACTTATTTTTTATCCACCGCAAGGAGTGAAAGGGCTAGAAAAGTGGCTGAGCAAGAAAATAAACACGATGTGAATTTGATGGATTATTTTTCTAAAAGTTTGTTTTTGAATTCGTTGAACACAAAACGATTGATTGCCTCTAACAAATTAGCGATTGATGTGCAATACGGCATGCTCCAAAATATCCGTAAAAATTACCCTGATGTGGTGGATGGGGGTGTTAGGGAGGGACCTTTTTGGGTGTTAGCTGGGGCTTTAATGCCTTCAATCTTAATAGAAATTGGTTATAATTCCCATGCGATAGAATCTAAACGCATCCAAAGCAAACCGTATCAAAAAATCTTGGCTAAGGGCATTGCTGATGGCATTGATAGTTTCTTCAGCAAGAATGATTAG
- a CDS encoding MqnA/MqnD/SBP family protein encodes MRFGKIDYLNMLPFDVFIKSYPTPWHFKQFLRLKKTYPSKLNQSFLFRRIDAGFISSIASYQFALYPYSLGIVAYKEVLSVLVINQENAFDKESASSNALSQVLGLKGEVLIGNKALQFYYSNPKKDFIDLAALWYEKKRLPFVFGRLCYYQNKDFYKRLSLIFKHKKTKIPYYILKEVSLKTNLKRQDILNYLQKIYYTLGKKERLGLKAFYRELLFKRIQKPKRF; translated from the coding sequence GTGCGTTTTGGTAAAATTGACTATTTGAACATGCTCCCCTTTGATGTGTTTATCAAATCCTACCCCACCCCTTGGCATTTCAAGCAATTTTTACGGCTTAAAAAAACCTACCCCTCCAAACTCAATCAAAGTTTTTTATTTAGGCGTATTGATGCAGGCTTTATTTCTTCTATCGCTAGCTATCAATTCGCTCTTTATCCTTATTCTCTAGGCATTGTGGCTTATAAAGAAGTTTTAAGCGTGTTAGTTATAAATCAAGAAAACGCTTTTGATAAAGAAAGCGCTTCTTCAAACGCCCTTTCTCAAGTGTTGGGGTTAAAAGGCGAAGTTTTAATCGGCAATAAAGCGTTGCAATTTTATTATTCTAACCCTAAAAAAGATTTTATAGATTTAGCCGCTCTTTGGTATGAAAAAAAACGCTTACCCTTTGTTTTTGGGCGTTTGTGCTATTATCAAAACAAGGATTTTTACAAACGCTTGTCTTTAATATTCAAACATAAAAAAACAAAAATCCCTTACTATATCCTTAAGGAAGTGAGCTTGAAAACAAACTTGAAACGCCAAGACATTCTAAATTACTTGCAAAAAATTTACTACACTTTGGGAAAAAAAGAACGATTAGGTTTGAAAGCGTTCTATCGTGAATTGTTATTCAAACGCATTCAAAAGCCTAAGCGTTTTTAA
- the acnB gene encoding bifunctional aconitate hydratase 2/2-methylisocitrate dehydratase, with the protein MKDFLEDYKKSVLERESEGIPALPLNAKQVEAVVEILMKDPTNAAFAKELLIHRVSPGVDEGAKVKAEFLAKLSQKKLECVHISALEATTLLGTMLGGYNVEPLIVGLESQDKNIARESAKALKTTLLVYGSFDKIATMSKTNALAKEVIESWANAEWFLNKEPLNECIEACVFKIDGETNTDDLSPASDAFTRSDIPLHAKAMLKNRIENYEQRIKAIKTKGVPVAYVGDVVGTGSSRKSATNSIMWHFGKDIPFVPNKRSGGIVIGGVIAPIFFATCEDSGALPIVADVKDLKEGDIIKIYPYKGEITLNDKVVSTFKLEPETLLDEVRASGRIPLIIGRGLTNKARKFLGLGESEAFKKPSAPKSDAKGYTLAQKIVGRACGVEGILPGTYCEPKVTTVGSQDTTGAMTRDEVKELASLKFDAPFVLQSFCHTAAYPKPSDVSLHATLPSFITQRGGVALHPGDGVIHTWLNRMGLPDTLGTGGDSHTRFPLGISFPAGSGLVAFAAVTGTMPLNMPESVLVRFKGEMNLGITLRDLVNAIPYYAIKKGLLTVEKKGKTNVFNGRILEIEGLPDIKMEQAFELSDASAERSAAACVVRLNKEPMIEYLKSNIKLIDEMIASGYEDKETLKKRRDVMQAWVDKPVLLEPDSNAQYAAVIEIDVTEITEPILACPNDPDDVATLSEVLADTTGKRPHAIDEVFIGSCMTNIGHFRAFGEIVKNAPPSQARLWVVPPSKMDEQELINEGYYAIFGAAGARTEVPGCSLCMGNQARVRDNAVVFSTSTRNFDNRMGRGAKVYLGSAELGAVCALLGRIPTKEEYMNLVSEKLESQKDKIYRYMNFNLMEKFRL; encoded by the coding sequence ATGAAAGATTTTTTAGAAGATTACAAAAAAAGCGTTTTAGAAAGGGAAAGCGAGGGCATTCCGGCACTTCCTTTAAACGCTAAACAAGTGGAAGCCGTCGTTGAGATTTTGATGAAAGATCCCACAAACGCCGCTTTTGCTAAAGAGTTACTCATTCATAGAGTGAGCCCTGGGGTTGATGAGGGGGCGAAAGTCAAAGCGGAATTTTTAGCCAAATTGTCTCAAAAAAAACTAGAATGTGTGCATATTAGCGCTTTAGAAGCGACCACTCTTTTAGGCACGATGCTTGGAGGCTATAATGTAGAGCCTTTGATTGTGGGTTTAGAAAGCCAAGACAAAAACATCGCTAGAGAGAGCGCGAAAGCTTTAAAAACCACTCTTTTAGTTTATGGATCGTTTGATAAAATTGCCACAATGAGTAAAACTAACGCTTTAGCTAAAGAAGTGATAGAATCTTGGGCGAATGCAGAATGGTTTTTGAATAAAGAGCCTTTGAATGAATGCATTGAAGCGTGCGTGTTTAAAATTGATGGCGAAACCAATACCGATGATTTAAGTCCAGCGAGCGATGCTTTTACACGAAGCGATATTCCTTTACACGCCAAAGCCATGTTAAAAAACAGGATTGAAAACTACGAACAACGCATAAAAGCCATTAAAACTAAAGGCGTTCCTGTGGCGTATGTGGGTGATGTGGTAGGCACAGGAAGCTCTAGAAAAAGCGCAACAAACTCTATCATGTGGCATTTTGGTAAGGACATTCCTTTCGTGCCTAATAAAAGGAGTGGGGGCATTGTGATTGGGGGAGTGATTGCTCCGATTTTCTTTGCGACTTGTGAAGATAGTGGGGCGTTACCCATTGTGGCTGATGTTAAAGACTTAAAAGAGGGCGATATTATTAAAATTTACCCTTATAAAGGCGAAATCACGCTGAATGATAAAGTGGTTAGCACCTTTAAACTAGAGCCTGAAACTTTATTAGATGAAGTGAGGGCTTCTGGGCGTATCCCTTTAATCATTGGTAGGGGTTTGACTAACAAAGCACGTAAATTCTTAGGGCTTGGCGAATCTGAAGCGTTTAAAAAGCCATCCGCTCCCAAAAGCGACGCTAAAGGCTACACTTTAGCCCAAAAAATTGTAGGTCGTGCTTGTGGGGTAGAGGGAATTTTGCCTGGCACTTATTGTGAGCCAAAGGTTACCACTGTAGGCAGTCAAGACACCACAGGGGCGATGACCAGAGATGAGGTTAAAGAATTAGCGAGCTTGAAATTTGATGCACCTTTTGTGTTGCAAAGTTTTTGCCATACTGCTGCTTATCCAAAGCCTAGCGATGTGAGTTTGCATGCGACTTTGCCTAGCTTTATCACCCAAAGAGGGGGCGTGGCATTGCATCCGGGCGATGGCGTGATCCATACATGGCTTAATCGTATGGGATTGCCTGACACTTTAGGCACAGGGGGGGATAGCCACACTCGTTTCCCTCTAGGTATTAGTTTCCCTGCAGGGAGTGGGCTAGTCGCTTTTGCGGCGGTTACAGGCACGATGCCATTGAACATGCCAGAATCGGTGTTGGTGCGTTTTAAAGGGGAAATGAACCTTGGGATCACCTTAAGGGATTTAGTGAATGCGATCCCTTATTATGCGATTAAAAAAGGGTTACTCACGGTGGAGAAAAAAGGTAAAACCAATGTCTTTAACGGCCGTATTTTAGAGATTGAGGGCTTGCCTGATATTAAAATGGAGCAGGCTTTTGAATTGAGCGATGCGAGTGCAGAAAGGAGTGCGGCTGCTTGTGTGGTGCGTTTGAATAAAGAACCGATGATTGAATACTTGAAATCCAATATCAAGCTTATTGATGAAATGATTGCAAGCGGTTATGAAGATAAAGAGACTTTGAAAAAACGCAGAGATGTGATGCAAGCTTGGGTGGATAAACCGGTGTTATTAGAGCCAGATAGTAATGCCCAATATGCTGCTGTCATTGAAATTGATGTAACAGAAATCACTGAGCCTATTTTGGCTTGCCCCAACGATCCTGATGATGTCGCCACTCTGAGCGAAGTTTTAGCGGATACGACCGGAAAAAGACCTCACGCTATTGATGAAGTGTTTATTGGCTCTTGCATGACAAATATTGGGCATTTTAGAGCCTTTGGCGAAATCGTTAAAAACGCTCCCCCTAGTCAAGCACGCCTTTGGGTAGTGCCACCTAGTAAAATGGACGAACAAGAGCTTATTAATGAGGGTTATTATGCGATTTTTGGGGCTGCTGGAGCAAGGACTGAAGTTCCGGGCTGTAGCTTGTGCATGGGCAATCAAGCGAGAGTTAGGGATAATGCGGTCGTCTTTTCCACTTCCACACGCAATTTTGATAATCGTATGGGCAGAGGGGCTAAAGTGTATTTAGGTAGTGCGGAGCTTGGGGCGGTGTGTGCTTTACTAGGGAGAATCCCCACTAAAGAAGAATACATGAATTTAGTGAGTGAAAAGCTAGAAAGCCAAAAAGACAAGATCTATCGCTACATGAACTTTAACTTGATGGAGAAATTCAGGCTCTAG
- the flhB gene encoding flagellar biosynthesis protein FlhB produces the protein MAEEEKTELPSAKKIQKAREEGNVPKSMEVVGFLGLLAGLLSIFVFFIWWVDGFSEMYRHVLKDFSLDFSRESVQELFNQLAKDTFLLILPILIILVMVAFLSNVLQFGWLFAPKAIEPKLSKINPINGVKNLFSLKKLLDGSLITLKVFLAFFLGFFIFSLFLGELNHAALLNLKDQLLWFKNKALLLISSLLFLFFILAFIDLIIKRRQYTNSLKMTKQEVKDEYKQQEGSPEVKAKIRQTMMRNAANKMMQEIPKTNVVVTNPTHYAVALKFDEEHPVPVVVAKGTDHLAIRIKGIAREYDIEIIENKTLARELYRDVKLNAAIPEELFEAVAIVFAQVAKLEQERQKQKIIKPL, from the coding sequence ATGGCTGAAGAAGAAAAGACCGAGCTCCCTAGTGCGAAAAAAATCCAAAAAGCCAGAGAAGAAGGCAATGTGCCTAAAAGCATGGAAGTGGTGGGGTTTTTAGGGTTATTGGCTGGGCTATTAAGTATTTTTGTTTTCTTTATATGGTGGGTGGATGGCTTTAGCGAGATGTATCGCCATGTGTTGAAAGACTTTTCTTTAGATTTTAGTAGAGAAAGCGTTCAAGAGCTTTTCAACCAGCTCGCTAAAGACACTTTTTTATTAATCTTGCCTATTTTAATCATTTTAGTAATGGTGGCGTTTTTGTCTAATGTCTTGCAATTTGGTTGGCTCTTTGCCCCTAAAGCCATTGAGCCTAAACTTTCTAAAATAAACCCTATCAATGGCGTTAAAAACCTTTTTTCTTTAAAAAAGCTCCTTGATGGGAGTTTGATCACTCTAAAGGTTTTTTTAGCTTTTTTTCTAGGGTTTTTCATTTTTTCTTTATTTTTAGGGGAATTAAACCATGCGGCTCTTTTGAATTTAAAAGACCAATTATTGTGGTTTAAAAACAAGGCGTTATTGCTCATTTCTTCGCTTTTATTTTTATTTTTTATCTTGGCTTTTATTGATTTAATCATCAAGCGCCGCCAATACACCAACTCTTTAAAAATGACCAAACAAGAAGTTAAGGACGAATACAAACAGCAAGAAGGAAGCCCAGAAGTCAAAGCCAAAATACGCCAAACGATGATGAGAAACGCCGCCAACAAAATGATGCAAGAAATCCCTAAAACCAATGTCGTAGTGACTAACCCCACCCACTATGCTGTCGCTCTCAAATTTGATGAAGAACACCCTGTGCCTGTGGTAGTGGCTAAAGGCACGGATCATTTAGCTATTAGGATTAAGGGCATTGCCAGAGAGTATGATATAGAAATTATAGAAAATAAAACGCTCGCCAGAGAGCTTTATAGAGATGTGAAGTTAAACGCTGCCATACCGGAAGAATTGTTTGAAGCGGTAGCGATTGTCTTTGCTCAAGTGGCTAAATTGGAGCAAGAACGCCAAAAACAAAAGATTATTAAACCTCTTTAA
- a CDS encoding YkgJ family cysteine cluster protein, which produces MKESKKQTILNRFPCISCGLCCKNITGIIELKEFDTGNGVCKFLNLKTSLCKMYESRPLICRIDEVCKKLFSHIPRKEFYAKNAEICNALQEANHMDVSFRVILNQ; this is translated from the coding sequence ATGAAAGAATCAAAAAAGCAAACGATTCTCAATCGTTTCCCTTGCATCTCTTGTGGGCTTTGCTGTAAAAATATCACCGGGATTATTGAACTTAAAGAGTTTGACACCGGCAATGGGGTGTGCAAATTTTTGAATTTGAAAACGAGTTTGTGTAAGATGTATGAATCTCGCCCATTAATTTGCAGGATTGATGAGGTGTGCAAGAAGCTTTTTTCTCATATCCCACGCAAAGAGTTTTATGCCAAAAATGCAGAAATTTGCAACGCCTTACAGGAAGCAAACCACATGGATGTGAGCTTTAGGGTCATTCTTAATCAATAA
- the ftsY gene encoding signal recognition particle-docking protein FtsY — protein MFNFFKKIVNKIKGEEAKEKKRESVPKEELEEILIGFDIQYDLIESLLKHLGDLITPKQLEVALLRFVRGESYYDKTRLKTITTKPLVHLIVGVNGAGKTTTIAKLAKLSLKQHKKALLGAGDTFRAAAVKQLQLWGKKLNIQVISAKEGSDPSSLAYNTIESAIAKNIDEVFIDTAGRLHNQTNLKNELSKIARTCSKVLKDAPFYKFLILDGTQGSSGLTQAKIFHETLALDGVIMTKLDGTSKGGAILSVLYELKLPILYLGMGEKEDDLIAFDEECFIEDLVDAVFVES, from the coding sequence ATGTTTAATTTTTTCAAAAAAATTGTCAATAAAATCAAGGGTGAAGAGGCTAAAGAAAAAAAGCGTGAAAGCGTTCCTAAAGAGGAATTAGAAGAAATTTTGATTGGCTTTGACATTCAATACGATTTAATAGAGAGTTTGTTAAAGCATTTAGGCGATTTAATTACGCCCAAGCAATTAGAAGTCGCTTTGTTGCGTTTTGTGCGTGGGGAAAGCTATTATGACAAAACACGCCTAAAAACCATCACCACAAAACCCTTAGTGCATTTAATCGTAGGGGTTAATGGGGCGGGTAAAACCACAACCATCGCTAAATTAGCCAAGCTCTCTTTAAAACAGCATAAAAAAGCGCTTTTAGGGGCAGGCGATACCTTTAGAGCGGCCGCAGTCAAACAGCTCCAGTTATGGGGCAAAAAGCTTAACATTCAAGTCATTAGTGCTAAAGAAGGGAGTGATCCAAGCTCTCTAGCTTACAACACCATAGAAAGTGCAATCGCTAAAAATATAGATGAAGTCTTTATAGACACCGCTGGACGCTTGCACAACCAAACCAATCTCAAAAACGAGCTTTCTAAGATCGCACGCACCTGCTCTAAAGTTTTAAAAGACGCCCCCTTTTATAAATTCCTTATTTTAGATGGCACGCAAGGGAGTTCTGGACTCACTCAAGCGAAAATTTTCCATGAAACTTTGGCGTTAGATGGCGTGATTATGACTAAGCTTGATGGCACTTCTAAAGGCGGAGCGATTTTAAGCGTACTGTATGAGTTGAAATTACCCATTCTTTATTTAGGAATGGGCGAAAAAGAAGACGATTTGATCGCTTTTGATGAAGAATGCTTTATAGAAGACTTGGTTGATGCGGTGTTTGTGGAGTCATGA
- a CDS encoding 5-formyltetrahydrofolate cyclo-ligase — translation MFRDFCKERLKKVQVARVIRDKLACKLLFLKLKDYQNILLYSPLGHELDIRSLIFKLRQKNKRVWLPKSIKKGSGFSKEGFSIVPFRLPLKRLGWFDEPNISHYYKQELDCIVVPILGMDTSFRRVGFGLGMYDKSLPKLLKKPLKHPLIIFVSRELALASNNLTNAYDIEANLYMNARIVMKNNKRKYYGQRVNLHFIRSHCSVFDQCSSNVLCDEKDLLC, via the coding sequence ATTTTTAGAGATTTTTGTAAAGAACGCTTGAAAAAGGTTCAAGTAGCTAGAGTTATTAGAGATAAACTAGCTTGCAAGCTTTTGTTTTTGAAACTCAAAGATTATCAAAATATTTTATTGTATAGCCCATTGGGGCATGAGCTTGATATAAGGTCTTTAATTTTTAAGTTAAGACAAAAAAATAAGCGTGTGTGGTTGCCTAAAAGCATCAAAAAGGGTAGTGGTTTTTCTAAAGAGGGTTTTAGTATTGTGCCCTTTAGGTTGCCCTTAAAGCGTTTAGGGTGGTTTGATGAGCCTAATATATCGCACTACTATAAGCAAGAATTAGATTGCATTGTAGTGCCGATTTTAGGAATGGATACAAGTTTTAGGCGCGTGGGTTTTGGGCTGGGCATGTATGATAAAAGCTTGCCCAAATTACTCAAAAAGCCATTAAAGCACCCCTTAATCATATTTGTGAGCAGGGAGTTAGCGCTAGCCAGTAACAATCTTACAAACGCTTATGACATTGAAGCAAATCTTTACATGAATGCTCGTATCGTTATGAAGAATAATAAAAGGAAATATTATGGGCAACGGGTTAATTTACATTTCATTAGAAGTCATTGTAGCGTGTTTGATCAGTGCTCTAGCAATGTATTATGTGATGAAAAAGATCTATTATGCTAG
- the rny gene encoding ribonuclease Y, with the protein MKKIYYARGQAVLKSASAKAKLMEFQAKSFVEAEEMRMKSQECKLQQQYENKNLQLKAHFDKKEAYLKHLEAQHKEFVRDEKRYLEKEKQELEKERQILEQEKENFKRQCAICKENQSKALDVMLNYMAYTKEEIKSMILKQLEEELEAQKSALIRHYEKEAKEESKKKSYAILAEATARFAGNYAIENFTNRIALPCSEYIGRVIGKDGKNIEAFKKISGVDIEFSEGDKELCLSSFNIFRREVASETLKILIEDGRIQPNRIEEVYHRVVRNMEKELLSDGQSVVLELELGAMEDELKILLGKMRYRSSFGQNALQHSKEVALLAGLIAEQLGGDKKLARRAGILHDIGKALTQELGRDHVSLGVEVCKRNKEDPVVINAIYAHHGHEEIMSIECASVCAADALSAGRPGARRKSDEEYAKRMQALEEIALGFEGVEKAYAMESGRELRVIVKSNQVRDNQVPIIARKIAKKIEESAQYVGEVGVQVVRESRFKTTATLKQ; encoded by the coding sequence ATGAAAAAGATCTATTATGCTAGAGGGCAAGCCGTTTTAAAAAGTGCTTCAGCTAAAGCTAAATTGATGGAATTTCAAGCAAAATCTTTTGTGGAAGCCGAAGAGATGCGCATGAAAAGTCAAGAATGCAAATTGCAACAACAATATGAAAATAAGAATTTGCAACTCAAAGCCCATTTTGACAAAAAAGAAGCGTATTTGAAGCACTTAGAAGCGCAGCACAAAGAATTCGTAAGAGACGAAAAACGCTATTTGGAAAAGGAAAAACAAGAGCTTGAAAAAGAGCGCCAAATTTTAGAACAAGAAAAAGAAAATTTTAAAAGACAGTGCGCTATCTGCAAAGAAAATCAATCCAAAGCACTAGATGTGATGCTCAATTACATGGCTTACACTAAAGAAGAAATTAAAAGCATGATTTTAAAGCAATTAGAAGAAGAACTAGAAGCGCAAAAAAGCGCATTAATCAGGCACTATGAAAAAGAAGCCAAGGAAGAGAGTAAGAAAAAATCGTATGCAATTTTAGCGGAAGCGACAGCCCGTTTTGCAGGCAATTATGCGATAGAGAATTTCACAAACCGCATCGCTTTGCCGTGCTCAGAGTATATTGGCCGTGTGATAGGAAAAGATGGGAAAAATATTGAGGCGTTTAAAAAGATCAGTGGGGTGGATATAGAATTTAGCGAAGGCGATAAGGAATTGTGCTTGTCTAGTTTCAATATTTTTAGGCGTGAAGTGGCGAGCGAGACGCTTAAGATTTTAATAGAAGACGGCCGTATCCAGCCTAACCGGATTGAAGAAGTTTATCACAGAGTTGTGCGCAACATGGAAAAGGAATTGCTTTCTGATGGGCAGAGCGTGGTGTTGGAATTGGAGCTTGGGGCTATGGAAGATGAGCTTAAAATTTTACTAGGTAAAATGCGTTATCGCTCTAGTTTTGGGCAAAACGCTTTACAGCATTCTAAAGAAGTTGCCCTTTTAGCCGGCTTGATTGCAGAGCAGCTTGGAGGGGATAAAAAGCTCGCTAGAAGAGCCGGTATTTTGCATGATATTGGTAAGGCGCTCACTCAAGAGCTTGGGAGAGATCATGTGAGTTTGGGCGTTGAGGTGTGTAAGCGTAATAAAGAAGATCCGGTCGTTATCAATGCGATCTATGCCCACCATGGGCATGAAGAGATTATGAGTATAGAGTGCGCGAGCGTATGCGCAGCTGATGCACTTTCTGCGGGGCGTCCTGGGGCAAGAAGAAAGAGTGATGAAGAATACGCTAAACGCATGCAAGCTTTAGAAGAGATTGCACTAGGGTTTGAAGGGGTTGAAAAGGCGTATGCGATGGAGAGCGGGCGAGAATTGAGAGTGATTGTCAAATCCAATCAAGTTAGGGATAATCAAGTGCCAATTATTGCAAGAAAGATCGCTAAAAAGATAGAAGAGAGTGCTCAATATGTAGGCGAAGTGGGTGTGCAAGTGGTGCGAGAAAGTCGTTTCAAAACCACAGCTACGCTCAAGCAATAA